In Streptomyces chartreusis, the following proteins share a genomic window:
- a CDS encoding malate dehydrogenase: protein MTRTPVNVTVTGAAGQIGYALLFRIASGQLLGADVPVRLRLLEITPALKAAEGTAMELDDCAFPLLEGIDISDDPNVAFDGANVALLVGARPRTKGMERGDLLEANGGIFKPQGKAINDHAADDIKVLVVGNPANTNALIAQAAAPDVPAERFTAMTRLDHNRALTQLAKKTGSTVADIKRLTIWGNHSATQYPDIFHASIAGKNAAEVVNDEKWLAEDFIPTVAKRGAAIIEARGASSAASAANAAIDHVHTWVNGTADGDWVSMGIPSDGSYGVPEGLISSFPVTTKDGRYEIVQGLEINEFSRTRIDASVAELAEEREAVRSLGLI, encoded by the coding sequence ATGACCCGCACTCCCGTGAACGTCACCGTCACCGGCGCGGCCGGCCAGATCGGTTACGCCCTGCTCTTCCGCATCGCCTCCGGCCAGCTGCTCGGCGCGGACGTGCCGGTCAGGCTGCGACTTCTCGAGATCACGCCGGCGCTCAAGGCGGCCGAGGGCACGGCCATGGAGCTCGACGACTGCGCGTTCCCGCTTCTTGAGGGCATCGACATCAGCGACGACCCGAACGTCGCCTTCGACGGCGCCAACGTCGCCCTCCTCGTCGGCGCCCGCCCCCGCACCAAGGGCATGGAGCGCGGTGACCTGCTGGAGGCCAACGGCGGCATCTTCAAGCCCCAGGGCAAGGCCATCAACGACCACGCCGCGGACGACATCAAGGTCCTCGTCGTCGGCAACCCGGCCAACACCAACGCGCTCATCGCGCAGGCCGCCGCGCCGGACGTACCGGCCGAGCGCTTCACCGCGATGACCCGCCTCGACCACAACCGCGCGCTGACCCAGCTCGCGAAGAAGACGGGCTCGACGGTCGCCGACATCAAGCGCCTGACGATCTGGGGCAACCACTCCGCCACGCAGTACCCGGACATCTTCCACGCTTCCATCGCCGGCAAGAACGCCGCCGAGGTCGTGAACGACGAGAAGTGGCTCGCCGAGGACTTCATCCCGACCGTCGCCAAGCGCGGTGCGGCGATCATCGAGGCCCGCGGCGCCTCCTCCGCGGCCTCCGCCGCCAACGCCGCCATCGACCACGTCCACACCTGGGTCAACGGCACCGCCGACGGCGACTGGGTGTCGATGGGTATCCCGTCCGACGGTTCCTACGGCGTGCCGGAGGGCCTCATCTCCTCCTTCCCCGTCACCACCAAGGACGGCCGGTACGAGATCGTCCAGGGCCTGGAGATCAACGAGTTCTCCCGCACCCGCATCGACGCCTCCGTCGCCGAGCTGGCGGAGGAGCGCGAGGCGGTCCGCTCGCTCGGCCTCATCTGA
- a CDS encoding helix-turn-helix domain-containing protein translates to MPRWRALPDELDPQVREFASQLRRLVDRSGLSIAALADRTGYSKTSWERYLNGRLLAPKGAIVALAEVTGTNPVHLTTMWELAERAWSRSEMRHDMTMEAIRISQARAALSEFGAPPANAKGGAKAGKGAHRAGSATTAPKPGVAGPAGVAPTVPPSVPVQPTAPETRDSSVRDAPVRGAGGGDARDAEASGANSWGLAGYRGPSPTGSGGRAAGATGASGASGVSGPSAAESGPAWTPGTPSPYGEPPQGPRPGAGSSGGGGGKRRLTMFLAGVVGVLVVIAAVFYFTDGGSGKKDDEAAKSPSPTASADTDLPPGVKCSGASCTGKDAEAMGCSGDLVTTAATATVGTAVVEVRYSKTCGAAWGRVTQAAQGDEVAVTAGKAKETGSITVAGDTIAYTPMVAVKDAGEAIACATLAAGPEGCTQ, encoded by the coding sequence ATGCCTCGTTGGAGGGCCTTGCCGGATGAACTGGATCCGCAGGTCAGGGAGTTCGCGAGCCAGTTGCGTCGGCTCGTGGACCGCAGTGGTCTGAGCATCGCGGCGCTGGCCGACCGCACGGGATACAGCAAGACGTCCTGGGAGCGGTACCTGAACGGGCGGCTGCTCGCGCCCAAGGGCGCGATCGTGGCGCTCGCCGAGGTCACGGGTACGAATCCGGTTCATCTGACGACCATGTGGGAGCTCGCCGAGCGTGCGTGGAGCCGTTCGGAGATGCGTCACGACATGACCATGGAGGCCATCCGGATCTCCCAGGCCCGCGCGGCCCTGAGCGAGTTCGGGGCGCCCCCGGCGAACGCCAAGGGCGGCGCGAAGGCGGGCAAGGGCGCGCACCGCGCCGGCAGCGCCACGACCGCGCCCAAGCCCGGGGTGGCCGGTCCGGCCGGTGTGGCACCGACCGTGCCGCCGTCCGTGCCGGTGCAGCCCACGGCGCCCGAGACCCGCGACTCCTCGGTCCGGGACGCCCCCGTACGGGGTGCCGGCGGGGGTGACGCCCGGGACGCCGAGGCCTCCGGGGCCAACTCGTGGGGCCTCGCGGGGTATCGGGGGCCGTCGCCGACGGGCAGCGGCGGCCGTGCCGCTGGAGCGACCGGTGCGTCCGGCGCCTCCGGTGTGTCCGGGCCGTCCGCCGCGGAGTCGGGGCCCGCGTGGACACCGGGGACGCCGAGTCCGTACGGCGAGCCGCCGCAGGGGCCGCGTCCGGGGGCCGGGTCCTCCGGCGGGGGCGGCGGGAAGCGCCGGCTGACGATGTTCCTCGCGGGAGTCGTCGGGGTCCTCGTCGTGATCGCCGCGGTGTTCTACTTCACCGACGGCGGCAGCGGCAAGAAGGACGACGAGGCGGCCAAGTCGCCCTCGCCGACCGCCTCGGCCGACACCGACCTGCCGCCCGGCGTGAAGTGCAGCGGCGCCTCCTGCACCGGCAAGGACGCGGAGGCCATGGGGTGCAGCGGTGACCTCGTGACGACCGCCGCGACCGCGACCGTCGGCACGGCCGTGGTCGAGGTGCGCTACAGCAAGACGTGCGGTGCGGCGTGGGGACGTGTCACGCAGGCCGCGCAGGGCGACGAGGTGGCCGTGACGGCGGGCAAGGCGAAGGAGACCGGTTCGATCACGGTCGCCGGCGACACGATCGCGTACACGCCGATGGTGGCCGTGAAGGACGCGGGCGAGGCGATCGCCTGCGCGACGCTGGCTGCGGGTCCGGAGGGCTGCACGCAGTAG
- a CDS encoding helix-turn-helix domain-containing protein — translation MGAWQPLPDDLPSEVRHFVEQLRQLKDRTGLSLVALGARTAYSKSSWQRYLNATQPPPRQAVVALCRVAGIDKDEAERFGVRWELAVQAWPKPVTVPERSEGSAPAVGRADTEGEEYEDDPTLPWWDAPPKTSGPPSRRLLMVAVGLAVFLVLAVVIGAVALG, via the coding sequence ATGGGTGCGTGGCAGCCGCTGCCCGACGATCTGCCGTCGGAGGTGCGGCACTTCGTGGAGCAGTTGCGGCAGCTCAAGGACCGTACGGGCCTGAGCCTGGTCGCGCTGGGCGCGCGCACCGCGTACAGCAAGTCCTCCTGGCAGCGGTACCTCAACGCCACCCAGCCACCGCCCCGGCAGGCGGTCGTCGCGCTGTGCCGGGTGGCGGGGATCGACAAGGACGAGGCGGAGCGCTTCGGGGTCCGCTGGGAACTGGCCGTGCAGGCGTGGCCCAAGCCGGTCACGGTGCCGGAGAGGTCCGAGGGCTCGGCGCCGGCCGTCGGTCGTGCGGATACCGAGGGCGAGGAGTACGAGGACGACCCCACCCTGCCCTGGTGGGACGCGCCGCCCAAGACGTCGGGGCCGCCGTCGCGCCGGCTGCTGATGGTGGCCGTAGGGCTCGCCGTGTTCCTGGTGCTGGCGGTCGTGATCGGGGCCGTTGCGCTGGGGTGA
- a CDS encoding DUF3017 domain-containing protein has translation MQDAEETGPTEDVEEIEVRDPVSAPDAEGRPRRTTRRFPLFTRDTARPEGGGRAASGDLPAPARQWPILVVLGLVGVGLLVTALDEFRVGTVLIGSALLAGAVMRWLLPSVGMLAVRSRFTDMVTYGVLGLAIVLLALMAQPNPLLTVPFLKDALHFTVEN, from the coding sequence ATCCAGGACGCCGAGGAGACCGGGCCCACCGAGGACGTCGAGGAGATCGAGGTCCGGGACCCGGTGAGCGCGCCCGACGCGGAGGGCCGGCCCCGCCGGACCACCCGTCGCTTCCCGCTGTTCACCCGTGACACGGCACGCCCCGAGGGCGGCGGCCGCGCGGCGTCCGGCGATCTGCCGGCCCCCGCCCGGCAGTGGCCGATCCTCGTCGTCCTCGGACTCGTCGGCGTCGGCCTGCTGGTCACCGCACTCGACGAGTTCCGCGTCGGCACGGTGCTGATCGGCTCGGCGCTGCTGGCCGGTGCGGTGATGCGGTGGCTGCTGCCGAGCGTCGGCATGCTCGCCGTACGGTCCCGCTTCACCGACATGGTGACGTACGGCGTGCTGGGCCTCGCGATCGTGCTGCTGGCGCTGATGGCGCAGCCGAATCCGCTGCTGACGGTGCCGTTCCTGAAGGACGCGCTGCACTTCACGGTGGAGAACTAG
- a CDS encoding bifunctional methylenetetrahydrofolate dehydrogenase/methenyltetrahydrofolate cyclohydrolase — MTAQILDGKATAAAIKSDLTARVAALKEKGVTPGLGTILVGDDPGSQKYVAGKHRDCAQVGIASIQRELPATATQEEIEAVVRELNEDPACTGYIVQLPLPKGIDENRILELMDPDKDADGLHPMNLGRLVLNEPAPLPCTPNGVLTLLRQYGVEIKGAEVVVVGRGVTIGRPMPLLLTRRSENATVTQCHTGTRDLASHLRRADIIVAAAGSAHLVRPEDVKPGAAVLDVGVSRGADGKIVGDVHPGVAEVAGFISPNPGGVGPMTRAQLLVNVVEAAERSVG; from the coding sequence ATGACCGCCCAGATTCTCGATGGCAAGGCCACCGCAGCCGCGATCAAGTCGGACCTGACCGCCCGCGTGGCGGCGCTGAAGGAGAAGGGCGTCACGCCCGGACTCGGCACGATCCTCGTCGGGGACGACCCCGGCAGCCAGAAGTACGTCGCGGGCAAGCACCGCGACTGCGCCCAGGTGGGCATCGCCTCCATCCAGCGCGAACTGCCCGCCACGGCGACCCAGGAGGAGATCGAGGCCGTAGTCCGCGAGCTCAACGAGGACCCGGCCTGCACCGGCTACATCGTCCAGCTGCCGCTGCCCAAGGGCATCGACGAGAACCGCATCCTGGAGCTGATGGACCCGGACAAGGACGCCGACGGCCTGCACCCGATGAACCTCGGCCGTCTCGTCCTGAACGAGCCGGCCCCGCTGCCCTGCACCCCCAACGGCGTCCTCACCCTGCTCCGTCAGTACGGCGTGGAGATCAAGGGCGCCGAGGTCGTGGTCGTCGGCCGCGGTGTCACCATCGGCCGCCCGATGCCGCTGCTGCTGACCCGCCGCAGCGAGAACGCGACCGTCACGCAGTGCCACACCGGCACCCGTGACCTGGCCTCGCACCTGCGCCGCGCCGACATCATCGTCGCCGCCGCGGGCTCCGCCCACCTGGTCCGCCCGGAGGACGTCAAGCCCGGCGCGGCCGTCCTCGACGTCGGTGTCTCGCGGGGCGCCGACGGCAAGATCGTGGGCGACGTCCACCCCGGCGTCGCCGAGGTGGCCGGCTTCATCTCTCCGAACCCCGGCGGTGTGGGCCCGATGACCCGGGCGCAGCTGCTGGTCAACGTGGTCGAGGCGGCGGAGCGCAGTGTCGGCTGA
- a CDS encoding FHA domain-containing protein, which yields MYSIIVVPPPTTEDENRRSQHRLAPGERLGFGRAVSDNDLTIPHDGVSRRAGEITAQGAFWILSNLSREQTYVVENPEGAGEHIKVGPGRLDAPIPFEFSRIVLPAAGDLLAIEVWAPRHDYLSSEGSPDGATTAPAFSVDRTKRYFAVLAALCEPRLRGEPHAALPTVDQVVDRLRPNWPAASRTSVQWNIDYLAVKLRLKPGPETADTGPRLNGKKESLVSLALRFDLVREDDLVVLRETAAGRVAR from the coding sequence TTGTACAGCATCATCGTGGTACCTCCGCCGACCACGGAGGACGAGAACCGACGCAGCCAGCACCGGCTGGCGCCCGGCGAACGGCTGGGCTTCGGGCGGGCCGTTTCCGACAACGACCTCACCATCCCGCACGACGGGGTGTCCCGCAGGGCCGGTGAGATCACCGCGCAGGGCGCCTTCTGGATACTGAGCAACCTCAGCCGGGAGCAGACGTACGTCGTCGAGAACCCGGAAGGCGCGGGCGAGCACATCAAGGTGGGGCCGGGGCGGCTGGACGCGCCGATCCCGTTCGAGTTCTCGCGGATCGTGCTGCCCGCGGCCGGCGACCTGCTGGCGATCGAGGTGTGGGCGCCGCGCCACGACTACCTCAGTTCCGAGGGCAGCCCGGACGGGGCGACCACCGCCCCGGCCTTCTCGGTGGACCGTACGAAGCGGTACTTCGCCGTCCTCGCCGCCCTGTGCGAACCGCGCCTGCGCGGTGAACCGCACGCCGCGCTGCCCACCGTCGACCAGGTCGTGGACCGGCTGCGCCCCAACTGGCCCGCGGCTTCGCGCACCTCGGTGCAGTGGAACATCGACTACCTCGCCGTGAAGCTGCGGCTCAAGCCCGGCCCGGAGACGGCGGACACCGGCCCGCGCCTGAACGGCAAGAAGGAGTCACTGGTGTCGCTGGCGCTCCGGTTCGATCTCGTACGGGAGGACGACCTGGTCGTGCTCCGGGAGACCGCGGCCGGCCGGGTCGCCCGGTGA